From the Lolium rigidum isolate FL_2022 chromosome 2, APGP_CSIRO_Lrig_0.1, whole genome shotgun sequence genome, one window contains:
- the LOC124687864 gene encoding DNA mismatch repair protein PMS1, which translates to MGGASPAIKPISKSVVHRICSGQVIFDLSSAVKELVENSLDAGATTVEVSLKAYGEEWFKVADNGAGISPSNFQALALKHHTSKISDFSDLNSVATFGFRGEALSSLCALGKLTVETRTKDEQVGTHLEFEHSGVVTSERKIARQVGTTVTIEKLFSTLPVRGKEFSRNIRKEYGKVISLLNAYALIAKGVRLLCTNIVGKNSKMVVVKTQGSSSLKDNMITVFGLNTFKCLEPFNVAISEDCQVEGFLSKPGPGSGRNSGDRQFFYVNGRPVDMPKVTKLVNELYRSSNSKQYPVAVLNFCIPTTSYDVNVAPDKRKIFFSSEQAILISLREAIENLYSPQQCSFSINHIEDSEKEEDPAIVEPNESTDLIEKENVSSPESDNDMDETDSDDKDPPENQKVSSSVTRLATGAASRDISPLSRGPATPVGRSPLLSASWYEQAKKSNGSHPVRENHARTGPAVSAKSSPSSIVQSSLMNFLSLNKRKHEDSCNLISEAPVLRRGTNSEQVRRTSLEENAPGIANANSLQETSLFQRHSPQSFVPKQAEVSSQHSEPSNIVSHSTEVPLLDPRGLHSTKSDVDEQNDQRISNSGAPCQYPEDIEPQNGQSNIPLPVAHGHDDGTSGCSTSVSYLVMQFKVAELRRRRKHRFMVSHENGIHCSNKTARCYKAATLDNYVPNDDEGKLNYLAAATNELDRLFSKDNFGEMEVVGQFNLGFIIGKLDQDLFIVDQHAADEKYNFESLSQSTTLNIQPLLQPLRLELSPEEEVIVSMHMSTIRKNGFVLAEDLHASPGNHYILKAVPFSKNITFGVQDVKELVSMLSDSQGECAIISTYKTDKTASVCPSRVRAMLASRACRMSTMIGDPLTKVEMKKILKNLTGLRSPWNCPHGRPTMRHLVDLTSMISEETD; encoded by the exons ATGGGAGGAGCCTCCCCGGCGATAAAGCCGATCAGCAAGTCGGTGGTGCACCGGATTTGCTCCGGCCAGGTCATCTTCGACCTCTCCTCCGCCGTCAAGGAGCTCGTCGAGAACAGCCTCGACGCCGGCGCCACCACCGTCGAGGTCAGCCTCAAGGCCTACGGCGAGGAGTGGTTCAAGGtcgccgacaacggcgccggcatCTCGCCCAGCAATTTCCAG GCGCTCGCCCTGAAGCACCACACCTCCAAGATATCGGATTTCTCTGACCTGAACTCCGTAGCCACCTTCGGGTTCCGGGGGGAGGCGTTGAGTTCCCTCTGTGCGTTGGGGAAATTGACGGTTGAAACGAGGACTAAAGACGAGCAGGTCGGGACACATTTGGAGTTTGAGCACTCGGGCGTGGTCACAAGTGAGAGGAAGATTGCGCGGCAAGTTGGAACCACTGTGACCATCGAAAAATTGTTCTCCACCTTGCCGGTTCGGGGCAAGGAGTTTAGTAGGAATATTCGGAAGGAGTATGGCAAAGTAATCTCCTTGCTGAAT GCGTACGCCTTAATTGCCAAAGGGGTCAGATTACTTTGCACAAATATCGTGGGCAAGAATTCCAAAATGGTGGTGGTTAAAACTCAAGGAAGCAGTTCACTGAAAGACAATATGATTACGGTATTTGGTTTGAACACTTTCAAATGCCTTGAGCCCTTCAACGTGGCCATCTCAGAAGACTGCCAGGTAGAAGGTTTTCTTTCCAAACCTGGACCCGGCAGCGGTCGCAATTCAGGAGATAGGCAGTTCTTTTATGTGAATGGCAGACCTGTGGACATGCCAAAGGTCACCAAGCTTGTTAATGAACTCTATAGAAGCTCAAATTCCAAGCAATATCCTGTTGCTGTCCTAAATTTCTGCATTCCAACCACATCTTATGACGTGAATGTTGCACCTGACAAGAGAAAGATTTTCTTCTCTTCCGAGCAGGCCATTTTGATATCTTTACGGGAGGCTATTGAAAATCTGTATAGCCCTCAACAGTGCAGCTTTTCCATCAATCACATTGAAGATTCTGAAAAGGAAGAGGACCCTGCCATTGTTGAACCTAATGAAAGCACAGATTTAATAGAAAAAGAGAATGTTTCATCTCCCGAAAGTGATAACGACATGGATGAAACAGATAGTGATGACAAGGATCCACCAGAGAATCAGAAAGTGTCTTCTTCCGTGACAAGGTTAGCCACTGGAGCTGCATCCAGAGACATAAGCCCCTTGTCAAGGGGCCCAGCCACTCCGGTTGGTAGATCTCCTTTGCTTTCAGCCTCCTGGTATGAGCAGGCAAAAAAATCCAATGGTAGCCATCCAGTAAGAGAAAATCATGCTAGAACAGGGCCTGCTGTTAGTGCTAAATCCTCCCCATCAAGTATAGTTCAGTCTTCTCTTATGAACTTTCTATCACTAAACAAGAGGAAGCACGAAGACAGTTGCAACCTTATTTCCGAAGCTCCAGTGCTAAGAAGGGGGACAAACTCAGAACAAGTGAGACGAACAAGCCTGGAAGAAAATGCACCTGGTATTGCAAATGCCAACTCACTCCAGGAAACTAGCCTTTTCCAGCGTCATTCTCCGCAATCATTTGTACCTAAGCAGGCAGAAGTTTCATCACAGCATTCAGAACCATCAAATATTGTGTCTCATAGTACTGAAGTGCCTCTCCTTGATCCACGCGGTCTTCACAGTACAAAATCTGATGTG GATGAACAGAATGATCAACGCATTTCAAATTCCGGTGCTCCATGTCAATATCCGGAAGATATTGAACCTCAAAATGGACAGTCTAATATTCCTTTACCTGTTGCTCATGGTCATGATGATGGCACTTCAGGGTGTTCTACATCAGTATCATATCTGGTTATGCAATTTAAAGTTGCTGAGCTTAGGAGAAGAAGAAAACACAGGTTTATGGTATCACATGAAAACGGAATTCATTGTTCCAACAAAACTGCAAG GTGCTATAAAGCCGCGACACTGGATAATTATGTGCCAAATGACGACGAGGGAAAATTGAATTATTTAGCTGCAGCGACCAATGAGTTGGACAGGCTTTTCAGCAAAGATAATTTTGGAGAAATGGAG GTTGTTGGGCAGTTTAATCTTGGTTTTATCATTGGAAAGCTGGACCAAGACCTTTTTATTGTAGATCAG CATGCTGCTGATGAGAAGTACAACTTTGAGAGCTTATCACAGTCAACAACCTTAAACATACAGCCTCTTCTTCA GCCACTGAGACTTGAACTATCACCAGAGGAAGAAGTTATCGTATCTATGCACATGAGCACTATCAG GAAAAATGGGTTTGTTTTAGCAGAAGATTTGCATGCTTCACCTGGCAATCATTATATTTTGAAAGCTGTCCCCTTCAGTAAAAATATTACATTTGGTGTTCAAG ACGTGAAGGAGCTGGTCTCCATGCTTTCTGACAGTCAAGGTGAATGTGCAATAATTAGTACCTACAAGACGGATAAAACTGCTTCTGTTTGCCCTTCGAGGGTTCGTGCTATGCTGGCTTCACGGGCCTGTCGAATGTCTACCATGATTGGTGATCCGCTGACAAAAGTTGAAATGAAGAAG ATACTTAAGAATCTGACAGGACTAAGGTCCCCTTGGAATTGCCCGCACGGGAGGCCAACGATGCGCCATCTAGTAGACCTGACTTCTATGATATCTGAAG AAACAGACTGA
- the LOC124692739 gene encoding armadillo repeat-containing protein LFR-like isoform X2 produces the protein MQKQTGKSGGGGGSSSVKRGRPFGSTTGSGAAAAAAAASIGDPAAPAALVGPSLQLLTALSDQNNKRIVLALQSGLKSEILWALNALTVLSFKEKDDLRRDATPLAKVPGLLDALLQVIDDWRDIAMPKDHTKPPRARTLGANITLSGFGLENVGQVYSDTAIPSNDQPKIEDSTITKKRSAGFLFDEDGLFNIDDEGRTERQQCAVAASNIIRNFSFMPENETTMVQHRHCLETVFRCLEDQNADDELITNMLETLVNLAPVLDLRIFSSSKPSFIPITEKSAVQAIMSMLDSSVKAWHCAAAELIGRLIINPDNESFLLPVISQIYKRLVDLLSVQAFDAQAAAVSALYNVSEVNMDCRLRLASERWAVDRLLKIVKAPHPVAEVCRKAAVILESLVSEPQNRMHLLVHENTFAEILTSEGKYSDTFARILYELTARPSNKVTSGQAIWGNIN, from the exons ATGCAGAAGCAGACGGGCAAGTCCGGCGGGGGCGGCGGTTCCtcgtcggtgaagcgcgggcgcCCGTTCGGAAGCACCACCGGAAGCGGGGCCGCCGCTGCAGCCGCGGCGGCGTCCATCGGCGATCCGGCGGCGCCGGCCGCCCTCGTCGGGCCCTCCCTCCAGCTCCTCACGGCCCTCTCCG AtcagaataataaaagaattgtccTTGCATTGCAAAGTGGGTTGAAGAGTGAGATACTGTGGGCATTGAACGCCCTCACAGTACTCTCTTTTAAGGAGAAGGATGATCTCCGTCGGGATGCAACACCTCTTGCTAAAGTTCCTGGGCTCTTGGATGCTCTCCTTCAAGTT ATTGATGACTGGCGAGATATAGCAATGCCCAAGGACCATACAAAACCACCAAGAGCAAGAACTTTGGGTGCCAATATAACACTGTCAGGCTTTGGTCTTGAAAATGTTGGACAAGTCTACTCAGACACTGCCAT TCCTTCAAATGATCAACCAAAGATAGAGGACTCCACTATCACAAAGAAGAGATCTGCAGGATTTTTGTTTGATGAAGATGGTCTGTTTAATATTGATGATGAAGGGCGGACAGAGAGGCAACAGTGTGCTGTTGCAGCCTCCAACATAATCCGCAATTTCTCTTTCATGCCAGAAAACGAGACTACCATGGTTCAACATAGACATTGCTTGGAGACTGTATTTCGGTGCCTGGAAGACCAAAATGCAG ATGATGAGCTCATAACAAATATGCTGGAGACTCTTGTCAATTTGGCACCTGTGCTGGACCTTCGAATCTTCAGCTCTTCAAAGCCATCATTCATTCCAATTAC TGAGAAAAGCGCAGTTCAAGCCATAATGAGCATGCTAGACTCTTCTGTGAAGGCGTGGCATTGTGCTGCGGCTGAATTGATTGGGCGGCTAATAATTAATCCAGACAATGAATCGTTTCTTCTTCCTGTGATTTCACAG ATATACAAGAGGTTAGTTGATCTGTTGAGCGTGCAAGCATTCGATGCACAGGCTGCTGCTGTTAGCGCACTCTACAACGTATCAGAAGTGAATATGGATTGTAGGCTGAGGCTCGCTAGTGAGCGATG GGCTGTCGACAGACTTCTCAAGATCGTGAAGGCACCACACCCAGTTGCCGAGGTTTGCAGGAAAGCAGCGGTGATATTGGAGAGCCTTGTCTCTGAGCCTCAAAACAGGATGCACCTCCTCGTCCATGAGAACACGTTTGCCGAGATCCTGACGTCGGAAgggaaatactctgacacattcGCTCGGATCCTCTATGAGCTGACCGCGAGGCCGAGCAACAAGGTGACGTCCGGACAAGCTATTTGGGGAAACATAAACTGA
- the LOC124692740 gene encoding protein tfg-1-like, whose amino-acid sequence MKRNSQTALLFQKQASKKIASPVQSDIVHDEEVESDIGSEIDIEDTTLHPPSSQQPNARYDQENTKSDCTFSSCSQPTQLVAVVVVRGNAYDKSTPIARGVHLESGYAPTSNSNGKRSAPSRPPLSLYKIITRLHALQLQGKRPANSSSPRPERRGEMSYYGQQQAPVGAPPQQGYPPQGYPPQGYPPPQQGYPPQGYGQQGYPPQQQQQQQQGGPSFMQGCLAALCCCCLLDACF is encoded by the exons ATGAAGAGAAATAGCCAAACTGCGCTACTTTTTCAGAAACAAGCATCAAAGAAGATTGCATCTCCGGTCCAATCTGATATTGTACATGATGAAGAAGTCGAATCCGATATTGGGAGCGAGATTGACATTGAAGATACAACACTACATCCACCTTCATCCCAACAACCAAATGCAAG GTACGACCAAGAAAACACCAAATCTGATTGTACGTTCTCGTCTTGTTCTCAGCCAACCCAATTAGTGGCCGTGGTGGTGGTACGCGGCAATGCATACGACAAGTCCACCCCGATCGCCCGAGGCGTCCATCTGGAATCTGGATACGCTCCCACCAGCAACAGCAACGGCAAGCGCAGTGCACCTTCCCGCCCGCCGCTGTCTCTTTATAAAATCATCACTCGGCTCCACGCACTACAGCTACAGGGCAAGAGACCAGCGAATAGTAGTAGCCCCCGGCCGGAGCGGAGAGGAGAGATGAGCTACTACGGCCAGCAGCAGGCGCCCGTCGGCGCGCCGCCGCAGCAAG GTTACCCGCCGCAGGGCTACCCTCCGCAGGGGTACCCGCCGCCGCAGCAGGGGTACCCGCCGCAAGGATATGGCCAGCAGGGGTACCCgccccagcagcagcagcagcagcagcagggcggGCCTTCCTTCATGCAGGGATG CTTGGCCGCCCTTTGCTGCTGCTGTCTCCTGGACGCCTGCTTCTGA
- the LOC124690403 gene encoding xyloglucan galactosyltransferase KATAMARI1 homolog produces MEAHSGLNKYLLYGLLVAGSWLLPCLLHLQFFHISLFRYSYISSHRRAGPATLPVNLFSAPPTVGGDDTAKSSCEGRRVYMLDLPSRFNLLRDCVDGSPAFEDETSACVFMSNAGLGPVLAPAAGNDNDRVIPDNGWFNTDHHALEVIFHHRMRRYECLTDDPAAATAVYVPYYAGLELNHYSCDTNASVRDAPSAEFLRWLSSRPQWAALGGRDHFMLASKTTWMFRRVPSNDDPKGCGNGFLERAECLNMTVLTVESNIWNRRDMAVPYPTYFHPSSAAEVAAWQARSHGTRRPWLFAFAGARRPNGTLVLRDHLIDKCVSSPTRCGMLDCSHGHVCRSAEKLMSLFASSRFCLQPRGDSFMRRSSIDAVVAGCIPVFFHEGSTFEKQYRWHEPDPDNNGGDVDGRRRYSVFIDADDLVGGKVDIEEVLSRYSGEEVAAMREEVIKMIPRFVYKDPRVRFDGDMKDGFDVAMDEVMARTRRIRNGEDLGWDV; encoded by the exons ATGGAAGCTCACAGCGGCCTCAACAAGTACCTCCTGTATGGCCTCCTCGTCGCCGGCTCATGGCTCTTGCcatgcctcctccacctccagttcTTCCACATTTCGCTCTTCCGTTACTCGTACATTTCCTCTCACCGTCGTGCCGGCCCAGCCACGCTCCCCGTCAATCTGTTCTCTGCCCCGCCAACGGTCGGCGGCGATGACACTGCTAAGTCGTCGTGCGAAGGTCGGCGCGTGTACATGCTGGATCTACCCTCACGGTTTAATCTTCTCCGGGACTGCGTCGATGGATCGCCGGCGTTTGAGGACGAGACCAGCGCGTGCGTCTTCATGTCCAATGCGGGCCTCGGCCCGGTGCTCGCTCCCGCCGCCGGCAACGACAACGACCGTGTCATCCCTGACAACGGATG GTTCAACACGGACCATCACGCCCTGGAGGTGATCTTCCACCACCGCATGAGGCGGTACGAGTGCCTCACCGACGAcccggcggcggcgacagcggtgTACGTGCCGTACTACGCGGGTCTGGAGCTGAACCACTACAGCTGCGACACCAACGCGTCGGTGCGCGACGCGCCGTCGGCGGAGTTCCTCCGGTGGCTATCGTCGCGGCCGCAGTGGGCGGCGCTCGGCGGGCGCGACCACTTCATGCTGGCGTCCAAGACTACGTGGATGTTCCGGCGCGTGCCCAGTAACGACGACCCCAAAGGGTGCGGCAACGGCTTCCTTGAACGGGCCGAGTGCCTCAACATGACGGTGCTCACCGTCGAGTCCAACATCTGGAACCGCCGGGATATGGCCGTGCCTTACCCGACCTACTTCCACCCTTCGTCCGCCGCCGAGGTGGCCGCGTGGCAGGCTCGCTCCCATGGGACGCGCCGGCCGTGGCTGTTCGCGTTCGCCGGGGCGCGGCGTCCGAACGGCACGCTGGTCCTCCGCGACCACCTCATTGACAAGTGCGTCTCCTCGCCGACCCGCTGCGGCATGCTCGACTGCAGCCACGGCCACGTCTGCCGGTCCGCGGAGAAGCTCATGTCCCTCTTCGCCTCCTCCCGTTTCTGCCTGCAGCCGCGTGGCGACTCCTTCATGCGCCGGTCGTCCATCGACGCCGTCGTGGCCGGCTGCATCCCCGTTTTCTTCCACGAGGGGTCCACCTTCGAGAAGCAGTACCGATGGCACGAGCCGGACCCGGACAACAACGGTGGCGACGTCGATGGCCGCCGCCGTTACTCGGTGTTCATCGACGCGGACGACCTCGTGGGAGGGAAGGTGGACATCGAGGAGGTGCTGAGCAGGTACAGTGGCGAGGAGGTGGCAGCCATGAGggaggaggtgatcaagatgatCCCAAGGTTTGTGTACAAGGACCCCAGGGTGAGGTTTGACGGGGACATGAAGGACGGGTTCGACGTCGCCATGGACGAGGTGatggcgaggacgaggaggataaGAAATGGTGAGGATTTGGGATGGGATGTGTAA
- the LOC124692739 gene encoding armadillo repeat-containing protein LFR-like isoform X1, with amino-acid sequence MQKQTGKSGGGGGSSSVKRGRPFGSTTGSGAAAAAAAASIGDPAAPAALVGPSLQLLTALSDQNNKRIVLALQSGLKSEILWALNALTVLSFKEKDDLRRDATPLAKVPGLLDALLQVIDDWRDIAMPKDHTKPPRARTLGANITLSGFGLENVGQVYSDTAIPSNDQPKIEDSTITKKRSAGFLFDEDGLFNIDDEGRTERQQCAVAASNIIRNFSFMPENETTMVQHRHCLETVFRCLEDQNAEDDELITNMLETLVNLAPVLDLRIFSSSKPSFIPITEKSAVQAIMSMLDSSVKAWHCAAAELIGRLIINPDNESFLLPVISQIYKRLVDLLSVQAFDAQAAAVSALYNVSEVNMDCRLRLASERWAVDRLLKIVKAPHPVAEVCRKAAVILESLVSEPQNRMHLLVHENTFAEILTSEGKYSDTFARILYELTARPSNKVTSGQAIWGNIN; translated from the exons ATGCAGAAGCAGACGGGCAAGTCCGGCGGGGGCGGCGGTTCCtcgtcggtgaagcgcgggcgcCCGTTCGGAAGCACCACCGGAAGCGGGGCCGCCGCTGCAGCCGCGGCGGCGTCCATCGGCGATCCGGCGGCGCCGGCCGCCCTCGTCGGGCCCTCCCTCCAGCTCCTCACGGCCCTCTCCG AtcagaataataaaagaattgtccTTGCATTGCAAAGTGGGTTGAAGAGTGAGATACTGTGGGCATTGAACGCCCTCACAGTACTCTCTTTTAAGGAGAAGGATGATCTCCGTCGGGATGCAACACCTCTTGCTAAAGTTCCTGGGCTCTTGGATGCTCTCCTTCAAGTT ATTGATGACTGGCGAGATATAGCAATGCCCAAGGACCATACAAAACCACCAAGAGCAAGAACTTTGGGTGCCAATATAACACTGTCAGGCTTTGGTCTTGAAAATGTTGGACAAGTCTACTCAGACACTGCCAT TCCTTCAAATGATCAACCAAAGATAGAGGACTCCACTATCACAAAGAAGAGATCTGCAGGATTTTTGTTTGATGAAGATGGTCTGTTTAATATTGATGATGAAGGGCGGACAGAGAGGCAACAGTGTGCTGTTGCAGCCTCCAACATAATCCGCAATTTCTCTTTCATGCCAGAAAACGAGACTACCATGGTTCAACATAGACATTGCTTGGAGACTGTATTTCGGTGCCTGGAAGACCAAAATGCAG AAGATGATGAGCTCATAACAAATATGCTGGAGACTCTTGTCAATTTGGCACCTGTGCTGGACCTTCGAATCTTCAGCTCTTCAAAGCCATCATTCATTCCAATTAC TGAGAAAAGCGCAGTTCAAGCCATAATGAGCATGCTAGACTCTTCTGTGAAGGCGTGGCATTGTGCTGCGGCTGAATTGATTGGGCGGCTAATAATTAATCCAGACAATGAATCGTTTCTTCTTCCTGTGATTTCACAG ATATACAAGAGGTTAGTTGATCTGTTGAGCGTGCAAGCATTCGATGCACAGGCTGCTGCTGTTAGCGCACTCTACAACGTATCAGAAGTGAATATGGATTGTAGGCTGAGGCTCGCTAGTGAGCGATG GGCTGTCGACAGACTTCTCAAGATCGTGAAGGCACCACACCCAGTTGCCGAGGTTTGCAGGAAAGCAGCGGTGATATTGGAGAGCCTTGTCTCTGAGCCTCAAAACAGGATGCACCTCCTCGTCCATGAGAACACGTTTGCCGAGATCCTGACGTCGGAAgggaaatactctgacacattcGCTCGGATCCTCTATGAGCTGACCGCGAGGCCGAGCAACAAGGTGACGTCCGGACAAGCTATTTGGGGAAACATAAACTGA